A genomic segment from Rutidosis leptorrhynchoides isolate AG116_Rl617_1_P2 unplaced genomic scaffold, CSIRO_AGI_Rlap_v1 contig28, whole genome shotgun sequence encodes:
- the LOC139882525 gene encoding uncharacterized protein produces MQAVKLQCDRFLDILKLYSRAAGQTINFVKFSIFFNSNVSSSLRESLKAKLNISNTLADSSYLGLPLIIRQKKAEPFEFLLDRIKNKVANWKGKLLSKTGKENLINLVLQATPIYAMSLFKLPKGFCESLESYCAKFFFGEQRMER; encoded by the coding sequence ATGCAAGCTGTTAAACTACAATGTGATAGATTTTTGGATATTCTTAAGCTATATAGCAGAGCTGCAGGACAAACCATTAACTTTGTCAAGTTCAGTATCTTCTTCAATAGCAATGTCTCGAGCAGCCTTAGGGAATCTCTAAAAGCAAAGCTCAATATTAGCAACACACTGGCCGATAGTTCCTATTTGGGGCTCCCTTTGATCATTAGGCAAAAGAAAGCTGAACCTTTTGAATTTTTGCTAGATCGAATAAAGAACAAAGTCGCAAATTGGAAAGGTAAACTTCTTTCTAAGACTGGAAAAGagaatttaattaatttagtgCTTCAGGCTACACCAATTTATGCTATGTCGCTTTTTAAATTACCGAAAGGTTTTTGTGAAAGCCTAGAATCTTATTGTGCCAAGTTTTTTTTTGGGGAACAGAGGATGGAAAGATGA